acaactataccaggacaactataccaggacaactataccaggacaactataccaggacaggaactataccaggacaactataccaggacatctataccaggacatctataccaggacatctataccaggacatctataccaggacatctataccaggacaactataccaggacaactataccaggacaactataccaggacaactataccaggacaactataccagaacaactataccaggacaacaataccaggacatctataccaggacaacaATACCAGGACAAcaataccaggacatctataccaggacaacaataccaggacatctataccaggcaaactataccaggacaacaataccaggacatctataccaggacaacaATACCAGGACAACAATACCAGGacaactataccaggacatctataccaggacaactataccaggacaactataccaggacatctataccaggacaactataccaggacatctataccaggacaactataccaggacaactataccaggacatctataccaggacaactataccaggacatctataccaggacatctataccaggacatctataccaggacaactataccaggacatctataccaggacatctataccaggacaactataccaggacaactataccaggacatctataccaggacaactataccaggacaactataccaggacaactataccaggacaactataccaggacatctataccaggacaactgtaccaggacaactataccaggacatctataccaggacatctgtACCACCGTCATTCATGGAAAGTCGTCACAAGGACTGTGTACTCGTAATTTAAGCACGTTAATCCTTAAGTCTATTGACGCACCCGTGCGTAACATAATGAagaaatccccatcaaaatctttgtttaagctagagatataaAGTTTTTTACCTGGGCTGCTTCTCTGCGGTGCAAAGTGGCTGAGTTACAGCCGTGTTTGTCAGAACAGGAGAGacatcccctccccccccccaaaaaaatcggtcttctcatgagaacgtctgaacggtttggcctgCAAACAACACTGAACAAAATCTATGGCATTGTatcgtgtgacaaaactgcacattttagagtggccttttattgtccccagcacaaggtgcacctgtgtaagcttcttgatatgccacacctgtcaggtggatggattatattgttaaaggataaaatgctcactaacagggatgtaaacaaacgtgtgcacaacatttgtgaTAAATAGTTTTTTTGAGCATCTGGATAATTTcggtgatcttttatttcagctcatggaacatgggaccagcattttacatgttgcattttcatatttttgttcagtgtgtaatTAAAagaaaatgttacatttttaatTGTAAAACTATAATATTCTACAGAACAAAATAGTATTCCAATTGCTCACATGAGAATAACATTACAATTATGTACAGTACCACTGTTATGTGGGGATATTTTCTCCCTTCAAAACTTGCCATGTGTCAACAGCTCTTTTGTTCAGTCTACTGTTCAAGCTGGTGAAACTTCCCATATCAAGGTCCTATGTAACACCAGCAGCAATGTGAAGAGGTCCAATGTAACACTGTTAACGGCAGATATAGTGTCACTTGTCATCTTCTTTTGGGGCGGGGGGGggatgctctgctctgctctgctctgctctgctctgcagcCCCAGCCAACACGGCAGGAGTGATTTACAGTGTATTAACATTGAAGATGATTTTGGTTCGCATGAGAAGGCCTCAGTGTCTCTAGAAGACTTTAAGGCTAAAGACTACATTTGGTCAGTTAATCCTATAAGGCCACATGGTGGCGCtattgtaatatactgtacaaaTAGTAGTATTTTGCTCAATGGTCCATAGTCTCATTGCCAATATCTGATGATAAACTCCTTGATTCATAGTTATGTTCTTCTCAAAGAACACATTTGAAAAATGACTCAAAATAAAGCCTCTACATATTTCCCTGATCTTCGGTATTGTGAGAAATTGGCCGAATTGAAATGATCTGATCAGATTTGGCAAGTCAGATAGGCTTAAATGTTAGAATTTGGGTTTACAAAACTGAAACAATAAGATTCTGACCCTGTGGATAGGGATTTGGTCATCTGACCTTTCAATCAGGCTTGAATGTCGGTTTTTTCAGTTTTTTCAAAACTCAAAAGGTAGTGATTCGGACAGTTTTGATGCCCGAAAATCAGGATTCTATTGGTGATCAAGACTAGAACGGTGGTTTCAGGGTGGATTTAGATGAACAACCAATAAATGTCACTGTAACTATGTTAAACTGCCTGCAGTATAGGTATGTGGTGAGTCTGACCAATCGGGAATCtctgcttcaagattgttttgatagGTCAGACTGGGAAATACTCCAGGTTGCCTCTGAAAatagtgtatatgtatgtatttatattccagactctgacattgctcactTTGATATTTCTTAGgattttttaatttaactagacaagtcagttaagaacaaattcttatttacaatgacagcctacaccagccaaacccagacgacactgggccaattgtgtgccgccctattggactcccaatcggTTGTAAttcagcctggaattgaaccggggtctgtagtgacacctctagcgctaagatgcagtgtcttagaccgctgcaccacaaGTGTCTGTAAGTCTGCTTTGTAAAACAATAAAGAGAGCGCAGCCTTCTTCTTAAAAGACAGAGGTCACATCCCACATTTTATACAGACTACAATAATGAGTCCTAAAACCATCCCCAGTCATAAAACATATTGCTGAATGGAAAACGGAGTCCAATGGTTTCAAAACAGAGGCTGCCGGGTGAATATACATAATGTCGCCATAGTAACCATAGATGTCTGTGTATTGTTCGGTAATTACTcctctgttggagctagaaacattagCATTATGTTTCACCTGTGATACGTACaagaccaataaaatgtgatttttaatTTGTTATATTGATATGTTTCTAATAAATGAATCAACTGACTTCTAAGGGATATACAGAGTATTATTTCTAATTAAGGTATCTTTCTTCAGGCCTGTTCAGTAGATGGAGAGGCCTGTTCAGTAGATGGAGATGCCTGTTCAGTAGATGGAGAGGCCTGTTCAGTAGATGGAGAGGCCTGTTCAGTAGATGGAGAGGCCTGTTCAGTAGATGGAGAGGTCTGTTCAGTAGATGGAGAGGTCTGTTCAGTAGATGGAGAGGCCTGTTCAGTAGAGATGGAGATGTCTGTTCAGTAGATGGAGAGGTCTGTTCAGTAGATGGAGAGGCCTGTTCAGTAGATGGGGAGGCCTGTTCAGTAGATGGAGAGGCCTGTTCAGTAGATGGAGAGGCCTGTTCAGTAGATGGAGAGGCCTGTTCAGTAGATGGAGAGGCCTGTTCAGTAGATGGAGATGTCTGTTCAAAGCACTGAATCCAGATTCTGTGATCTTCATATTATGGTATCCGGATCAGAATGATTCTTAAATAAACACCCTTTAATACAGGGACAGGTCAGATAAACACCCTTTAATACAGGGACAGGTCAGATAAACACCCTTTAATACAGGGACAGGTCAGATAAACACCCTTTAATAAACACCCTTTAAGGGACAGGTCAGATAAACACCCTTTAATACAGGGACATAGATAAACACCCTTTAATAGGGCTGTGAGGGACAGGTCAGATAAACACCCTTTAATACAGGGGTGATCTTTAATCAGGGATTACCCTTTAATGGACTCAGACCCTTCAGGGACAGGTCAGATAAACACCCTTTAATTGGTACATTTGCACAGATAATGTATTTTTGCTGTTCCAGTAACTTCATTTATTGGTACATTTGCAGATAATGTATTTTTGCTGTTCCAGTAACAgctgcacacgcacacgcacacacacacacacacacacacacgcacacacacacacacacacacacacacacacacacgcacgcacgcacgcacgcacgcacgcacgcacgcacgcgcacacacacacacacacacacacacacacacacacacgcgcacacacacacacacacacacacacacacacacacacacacgcacacacacacaacagcagtAGGTAGCATACAGGATATTGAAGCTGGTAACCTCGAGGCTACTGCCACCACCATTACATATACCTAACTATTTACCTGTTGTAATAATGAATtcaggagagggggggggcagccCTGACTGGGACTCAAACCTGGGTCGAGCAACTGTCGAGCCAACATCTTAACCGCTACACCAAGAGGTCCAAACCTCTTGACAAGGTCGCTAGGTGTTGAGTTAAAGTCGCTACATTTACCGCTTCCTTTCAGGTGAGCTGAGCCTTTCAGGTGAGCTGTCCCCACCCTCTCTACAACAGGTTCCTCACATGTATACACCATGGCCATCAAAGGCtccatcccacttctgacactaGTGTAGCAATTATATGCAGGTCTCAAACCCTGTTCTGCTAGCCCCTAGGCACACCAGCTAGCTACTGCTCCAATAAGGGTTACAACAATGTACTGTACCAgtaaaacgtttggacacacttactcattccaggatttgtctttatttattttttactgttttctacattgtagaataatagtgaagacatcaaaaccttgaaataacacatatggaatcatgtagtaaccaacaacaaaaaaagtgttgaaatccaatccaaatatattttatagtagccaccctttgccttgatgacagctctgtaCACTCTATGCTAGCTACTGTTCCAAAAACTGTTacgacaatatatatatatacatgcatgtcttaattttttttttttaaatggtgctGTTGTGGCCATATTGTAGCATTACAATTAGTAGGCCTCCTCTACTACACCTGATTTAGTTGCCAATGAAGGTATGTTGATACGCCTCCCCCCCATCCGTTATTGTCCATAGCCGCATTGGATTGGTTGGCTATTCAGAGAACGTCATGCTTGTTTAATGTCTTGAATAAATCAGCGAGACATTTAGAACGACTCCAACGTTCTAGGTGTTCCTGACGTCACTTGTCAATCAGTTAGCGTATAATTGCACTGACACGGCCGCAGGAGCTGTTATTTCTCCGTGGTGACCAGAGATGTTCACAGAGAAACATTTTAAGGTCGTTTTTGATACATGCTTGCGTGATGAATAATGTTCTTAGAATAGAGCAATTTGCGTGTTTCCTACTACTATGAATGTGCGCTCTGCGCGGAGGATGCAGATTAGTCATTTACATCACACATGCACATCTGTgcgtaggcctataggctatgccATTTTACGGGGTTGCAAGTTCATGGATAAAAACGAACCAGCATGTTTGTGGATGCTGATGGAACTTTCAACAACTGCAACATGAAATCTTATGTGATGGAGAAAGCGAAAGAGCCCGGTGCAACAAATATGATTTCGGAGGCGCTCGTTGCACACTTGCTGAAGATTGCGCAAGAGGCGGCTGAGGCAGTATCCGCCACCTCGCAGTCTTCAACTCTGCTGATGGAGAATGGGACTCGGTGTGGGGAGCAAATTCTGAACTACGACAAGGTGGAGAAGGTATTTATTGGAGGGATCCTCACCATGCTCACGCTGTTTACTATCTGCGGGAACTTGCTGGTGGTGATCTCGGTGTGCTTCGTCAAAAAGTTGCGGCAGCCGTCCAACTATCTGATAGTGTCTCTGGCGGTTGCCGACCTTTCAATCGCGCTGGCAGTTATGCCGTTTGTCAGTATAACTGACCTTATTGGGGGGCAATGGGTTTTTGGCCAAGTCTTCTGCAATGTTTTTATTGCCATGGACGTGATGTGTTGCACTGCATCCATAATGACGTTGTGCGTAATTAGCATAGACAGGTAAGTGTCATTCCAATGCCTATTACCTGCATAGAAGGAAACGTATTGTTTGGGTAGTGTGACAAGGTGAAAGCCGTTTTAATATGACGGTTAATTATGCATTTAATTGTTAAATTGAGTCTTACATTTTTGTTTCGTGTTTTTTGCACACATACTTGATGAAATCGTGTTTTATAAGCCCATGTGGGCACCAATTGGTGTTTATTTATATagcctcaggagtaaatgtcagttggtttttcatagccgatcattaagagtatctctaccactcctgctgtctctagagagttaaaaacagcaggtctgggacgtctggtgaacaggtcaggattccatagccacaggcagaacagttgaaactggagcagcagcacggccaggtggactgaggacagcaaggagtcatcatgccaggtagtcctgaggcatggtcctagggctcagatcctcagagagaaagaaagagagaattagagagagcatacttaaattcacacaggacaccggataggacaggagaagtactccagatataacagactgacccaagccccccgacacataaactactgcagcataaatactcgaggctgagacaggaggggtcaggagacactgtggccacatccgatgatacccccggatagggccaaacaggcaagatacaaccccacccactttgccaaagcacagcccctcacaccactagagggatatcttcaaccaccaacttaccattctgagacaaggccgagtatagcccacaaagatctccgccacggcacaacccaagagggggcgccaacccagacaggaagatcacgtgtaggctactaaataaaataaataatttaaaaaacaaatgaacaCTGATATTTTCATAGTGAATTAAGTGGGTAGCACTCTTGCCTCCAAAACCATATGTTTACCCTGTGCAGTTCGATCCCCACATGAGCCTTATACACATTTTTGCGGGTCCCGCTACTGTATGTTTTCCTACCTTGTcataaacataataaaaacatgtaaGGAGTTCGGGAATTCCAATCTCCTTTCAAAACAAATGATAGCGTAGCCCTAgtaacaggctacattataatAAGATTGTTATACGATCTTATTATAATTGCTATAGTTATTTTGGTGTGAATTACTCCCCAATGTTTGTCTTCCTTTGGAAGTTCCTTGCTGTTCATCCAATGTATTTACAGTAATATGTATCTGTATGTATAAACAGTTCATTTGTTGTTTACAGCTAATTAATTATATGCTTATTTTGTTGTCCGTTTTGAGGTACCTGGGCATAACCAAGCCTCTGACGTACCCTGTGAGACAGAATGGCTGTTGCATGGCCAAGATGGTGGTGTCCGTGTGGCTTCTGTCCGCCTCCATCACCTTGCCCCCCCTCTTCGGCTGGGCCCAGAACGTAAACGACAACAAGGTGTGTCTGATCAGCCAGGACTTTGGTTACACCATCTACTCCACCTCAGTGGCGTTCTACATCCCCGTATCCGTCATGCTCATTATGTACTACCGCATCTACCGCGCCGCCAAGCTCAGCGCCGCCAAGCACACCATCACGGGCTTCCCGCGGGTCGGGGAGGAGGAGGCACGGGGGGGAGAGGAGGCCatggaggaacaggaggaggaagaggacagcgTGGACTGTGTGTCGGCCGCTCTGAGGCTCCACagggaggtggaggagtgcaCGCGATTCTCCCGGCTCGTGAGGAGCAACCGGAGGAACATGTCCATCTTCAAGCGGGAGCAGAAGGCAGCAGGCACCCTGGGGATCGTGGTAGGAGCCTTCAGTGTCTGCTGGATGCCTTTCTTCTTACTGTCCACGGCCAGACCCTTCATCTGCAGGGCGGACTGCCCTAGCTGTGTGCCCTTGTGGGTGGAGAGGACCCTGTTGTGGCTGGGCTATGCCAACTCCCTCCTCAACCCTTTCATTTACGCCTTCTTCAACAGGGACCTGAGGACCACCTACCGCAACCTGCTGCGCTGTCGTTATCGCAACATCAACCGCAAGCTGTCCGCCGTCGGGATGCAACAAGCCCTCAAACGGGTGGATAAGACCGACTCTGTTATCTAAATGGTGTtattgttgtggtgttgtgggaGCTGCCACTCTGAGCACTAGAGTCGACCACGTTCTCTCAATGACAATAGGTCAATGTTATCTGCCTGCCTGGTCCTCTACTTAAGATCATGCATGTCCAGACACAGTCTAGACCTTATTGGTCAGGTCTGATTTATGAAACAACTAAGAATCTATCCTTCCATCTGAATGTGAGTCCATTGGCTTTGTGTCCGTGACGTTACGGTGCTTTTACCCTGGGCATTTCTCAGTTGTGCTGT
This region of Oncorhynchus tshawytscha isolate Ot180627B linkage group LG25, Otsh_v2.0, whole genome shotgun sequence genomic DNA includes:
- the LOC112224712 gene encoding 5-hydroxytryptamine receptor 7-like, encoding MFVDADGTFNNCNMKSYVMEKAKEPGATNMISEALVAHLLKIAQEAAEAVSATSQSSTLLMENGTRCGEQILNYDKVEKVFIGGILTMLTLFTICGNLLVVISVCFVKKLRQPSNYLIVSLAVADLSIALAVMPFVSITDLIGGQWVFGQVFCNVFIAMDVMCCTASIMTLCVISIDRYLGITKPLTYPVRQNGCCMAKMVVSVWLLSASITLPPLFGWAQNVNDNKVCLISQDFGYTIYSTSVAFYIPVSVMLIMYYRIYRAAKLSAAKHTITGFPRVGEEEARGGEEAMEEQEEEEDSVDCVSAALRLHREVEECTRFSRLVRSNRRNMSIFKREQKAAGTLGIVVGAFSVCWMPFFLLSTARPFICRADCPSCVPLWVERTLLWLGYANSLLNPFIYAFFNRDLRTTYRNLLRCRYRNINRKLSAVGMQQALKRVDKTDSVI